A section of the Oreochromis niloticus isolate F11D_XX linkage group LG9, O_niloticus_UMD_NMBU, whole genome shotgun sequence genome encodes:
- the LOC102081525 gene encoding uncharacterized protein LOC102081525: MASSKHHHHQSTGEPYTRLPPLTVKVIGLKESPKVTGWHFSNGTASPKAVHNNSTAAVCDGTNVFKFVIFESLASQMKEGKTYTVRNFRITTFGTTRTMLSSKDTAVYVSAPIQVSQQLEDEARLLLGPPTTLIPLSNVSQSHMMYVTVKGWVTAMEPLKKIKKEQNLAVPLQIINIKEDESEVKLALWGEALLTPVCIGSPVEISHLRGNDSQSYGFALHTSPFTVIKPGSGIYEIKPIGYRTIGQDQEVLDSDDIPHIMSSDVWIKVFPDNPEILPSVIQLNYEKGIVIDILMPEE, encoded by the exons ATGGCTTCATcaaagcatcatcatcatcaaagtaCCGGTGAGCCGTACACGAGGCTGCCACCCCTAACAGTCAAAGTGATTGGTCTGAAAGAAAGCCCAAAAGTCACTGGCTGGCATTTCAGTAATGGAACTGCAAGTCCCAAAGCCGTCCATAATAATTCGACTGCGGCAGTATGTGACGGGACAAATGTATTCAAATTTGTTATATTTGAAAGTTTGGCCTCTCAAATGAAAGAGGGTAAAACTTATACAGTTAGAAATTTTAGAATAACAACATTTGGAACCACAAGAACAATGCTTTCTAGCAAGGATACGGCAGTATATGTAAGTGCGCCCATCCAGGTCTCTCAGCAGCTGGAGGACGAGGCAAGGCTGCTTCTGGGACCACCCACCACCTTGATCCCACTGTCCAACGTCAGCCAATCACATATGATGTATGTGACAGTGAAGGGATGGGTAACAGCT ATGGAACccttgaaaaaaattaaaaaggagcAGAATTTAGCAGTCCCTTTGCAGATCATCAATATCAAAGAG gatgagtcagaggtgaagctggCACTCTGGGGAGAGGCTTTGCTCACCCCAGTCTGTATTGGATCTCCGGTAGAGATCAGTCACTTAAGAGGCAACGACTCACAGTCATATGGCTTTGCTCTGCACACATCACCATTTACTGTGATTAAG CCTGGAAGTGGGATCTATGAGATCAAGCCAATAGGTTACAGAACCATTGGACAAGACCAAGAGGTCCTAGACTCGGATGACATTCCACACATCATGTCATCTGACGTGTGGATAAAAGTCTTCCCAGACAACCCAGAAATACTACCTTCAGTGATCCAGCTGAATTATGAAAAGGGCATCGTAATAGATATTCTGATGCCTGAGGAGTAA